A single region of the Roseivivax sp. THAF197b genome encodes:
- a CDS encoding FAD-binding oxidoreductase: MSFPFTLQNPVEHGGAPPSRTGIVVIGGGVIGVATALYLARVGHDVALLEKGRIAAEQSSRNWGWIRVQGRDMAEIPVAQDAQRLWQDLDRDCKGRLGLREIGVHYLTRSEKSLANYANWLEAARAHGVSSKLMSAKDIAETLPGAASDWIGGLYTPTDMKAEPWVAVPELARLAAQEGARIVERCATRALDIEAGRVVGVVTERGRVKADAVVLAGGAWSALLLRRHGVTIPQLSVRSTALETGPMPQVTGTAGVDDRMAFRPREDGGYTLAPSTLSELYLGPDALRATRKYLPVLRQGGFEVKLRARAPEGYPDAWSTPRQWSEDQASPFEAMRILSPEPNRDKAASAAAAFAAAFPEAGEVGIRTAWAGMIDVLPDVVPVVDQVAPLPGLVVATGMCGHGFGAGPAFGRIAAALATGETPGHDLDRFRFGRFSDGSRMVPGPNL; this comes from the coding sequence ATGAGCTTCCCGTTCACACTGCAGAATCCGGTTGAGCATGGCGGCGCGCCGCCCTCACGGACCGGCATCGTCGTGATTGGCGGTGGCGTGATCGGCGTGGCGACGGCGCTTTATCTGGCGCGGGTAGGCCACGACGTGGCGCTTCTGGAAAAAGGCCGCATCGCGGCTGAACAATCCTCCAGGAACTGGGGCTGGATCCGCGTTCAGGGCCGCGACATGGCTGAAATCCCGGTCGCCCAGGACGCACAGCGCCTGTGGCAGGACCTCGATCGCGACTGCAAGGGCCGCCTTGGCCTGCGCGAAATCGGGGTGCATTACCTGACCCGCAGCGAAAAGAGCCTAGCGAATTACGCGAACTGGCTGGAAGCGGCGCGCGCCCATGGCGTCAGCTCGAAACTCATGTCAGCCAAGGACATTGCCGAGACTTTGCCGGGCGCTGCATCGGACTGGATCGGCGGGCTTTACACGCCCACCGACATGAAGGCCGAGCCCTGGGTCGCGGTGCCGGAGCTTGCGCGTCTCGCGGCACAGGAAGGTGCGCGGATCGTGGAGCGTTGCGCGACCCGTGCGCTCGATATCGAGGCGGGTCGCGTCGTCGGGGTGGTGACCGAACGGGGCCGCGTCAAAGCCGATGCGGTCGTGTTGGCAGGCGGGGCCTGGTCGGCGCTCTTGCTGCGGCGGCACGGTGTGACGATCCCGCAATTGTCCGTCCGCTCAACAGCGCTCGAGACCGGGCCCATGCCGCAAGTCACCGGGACCGCGGGCGTCGATGACCGCATGGCCTTCCGTCCGCGCGAGGATGGTGGCTACACCCTGGCCCCCTCGACCCTGTCGGAGCTTTACCTCGGCCCGGACGCGTTGCGGGCCACGCGGAAATACCTGCCGGTGCTCCGCCAGGGCGGCTTCGAGGTGAAGTTGCGCGCCCGTGCGCCAGAGGGCTATCCCGACGCCTGGTCCACGCCCCGCCAATGGTCCGAGGATCAGGCCTCACCATTCGAGGCGATGCGCATCCTCAGCCCCGAACCCAATCGCGACAAGGCCGCGAGTGCCGCGGCAGCCTTTGCGGCGGCTTTTCCTGAAGCCGGAGAGGTCGGCATTCGGACCGCCTGGGCGGGCATGATCGATGTCCTGCCGGATGTCGTTCCGGTCGTGGATCAAGTGGCGCCCTTGCCGGGACTGGTCGTGGCGACGGGCATGTGCGGGCATGGCTTCGGGGCGGGCCCGGCCTTCGGGCGGATTGCCGCGGCGCTGGCGACCGGCGAGACGCCGGGCCACGACCTCGACCGCTTCCGTTTCGGGCGTTTTTCCGACGGCTCCCGCATGGTGCCGGGGCCAAACCTGTAA
- a CDS encoding M20 aminoacylase family protein, which yields MPVKNRIAEMHDEIAAWRRDLHQHPEILFETHRTAAFVAEKLRAFGCDEVVEGIGRTGVVGVIRGKSNASARTVGLRADMDALPIEEATGLDYASKTPGAMHACGHDGHTAMLLGAAQYLAETRNFDGTCVVIFQPAEEGGGGGREMCRDGLMARWNIGEVYGMHNWPGMPLGQFAIRPGPFFAATDLFEIVIEGQGGHAAKPHQTIDPVVAAAQVVTAAQSIAARNADPVEQLVVSVTSFETSSKAFNVIPQRVMLKGTVRTLSQEMRDLAETRLTAIAEHTALAMGCTAKVDYQRNYPVMVNTDAETEFAAEAGRAVSGQCDDAPLIMGGEDFAFMLEERPGAYILVGNGDSADVHHPEYNFNDDAIPAGASFWAELVERRLPAA from the coding sequence ATGCCGGTCAAGAACCGAATTGCCGAGATGCATGACGAGATCGCCGCCTGGCGGCGCGACCTTCACCAGCACCCCGAAATCCTTTTCGAGACACACCGCACCGCGGCCTTCGTTGCCGAAAAGCTGCGCGCATTCGGATGTGACGAGGTGGTCGAGGGCATCGGCCGCACCGGTGTCGTGGGCGTGATCCGGGGCAAATCGAACGCGTCCGCCCGAACGGTCGGCTTGCGCGCGGATATGGACGCGCTTCCGATCGAGGAGGCGACGGGGCTCGACTATGCCTCGAAAACGCCGGGCGCGATGCATGCCTGCGGGCATGATGGGCATACCGCGATGCTTCTGGGTGCTGCGCAATACCTCGCGGAGACGCGGAATTTCGACGGCACTTGCGTGGTCATCTTCCAGCCCGCCGAAGAGGGCGGCGGCGGCGGGCGCGAGATGTGCCGGGACGGGCTGATGGCGCGCTGGAATATCGGAGAAGTCTACGGCATGCACAATTGGCCGGGTATGCCGCTGGGCCAGTTCGCGATCCGTCCGGGACCGTTCTTCGCCGCCACGGACCTCTTCGAGATCGTGATCGAAGGGCAGGGCGGACATGCGGCCAAGCCGCACCAGACGATCGATCCGGTCGTGGCAGCCGCGCAGGTGGTGACCGCGGCGCAATCCATCGCTGCGCGCAATGCCGATCCGGTGGAGCAGCTGGTGGTCTCTGTGACCTCGTTTGAAACCTCGTCCAAGGCGTTCAACGTGATCCCGCAGCGGGTCATGCTGAAAGGCACGGTGCGCACCCTGAGCCAGGAGATGCGCGATCTGGCCGAAACCCGCCTGACCGCCATCGCGGAGCACACGGCGCTGGCCATGGGCTGCACCGCCAAGGTCGATTACCAGCGCAATTACCCCGTGATGGTGAACACCGATGCGGAGACGGAATTCGCGGCCGAAGCCGGGCGCGCCGTGTCGGGCCAATGTGACGACGCGCCGCTGATCATGGGGGGCGAGGATTTCGCCTTCATGCTGGAAGAGCGGCCGGGGGCCTATATCCTCGTGGGCAATGGCGACAGCGCGGACGTGCATCACCCGGAATACAACTTCAACGATGATGCGATCCCGGCGGGCGCGTCTTTCTGGGCGGAACTGGTGGAGCGGCGATTGCCTGCCGCCTGA